A single region of the Arthrobacter sp. PAMC25564 genome encodes:
- a CDS encoding acetone carboxylase subunit gamma, producing the protein MTEYLIIDLDTERWTCRVCSHDLGDARGNYKEGTLVYDRDPRDIHQSILDPEKYEFTFAPDPTFCRILEFYCPGCGTQMETEYVPPGHPPTVDMLWDIDSLREQWTKRGTNPETVINYGPGEEAVADFSPALGSYNSLSPSAPHSHS; encoded by the coding sequence ATGACGGAATATCTGATCATCGACCTCGACACGGAGCGGTGGACCTGCAGGGTCTGCAGCCATGACCTCGGCGACGCCCGGGGCAACTACAAAGAGGGAACCCTGGTTTACGACCGGGACCCAAGAGACATCCACCAGTCGATCCTTGACCCGGAAAAGTACGAGTTCACCTTCGCTCCGGACCCCACTTTCTGCAGGATTCTCGAGTTCTACTGCCCGGGTTGCGGGACACAGATGGAAACCGAGTACGTGCCGCCGGGACACCCGCCGACAGTGGACATGCTCTGGGATATCGACTCGCTCCGCGAACAGTGGACGAAGCGTGGAACCAACCCGGAGACCGTCATCAACTACGGACCCGGCGAAGAGGCCGTTGCCGACTTCAGCCCGGCACTTGGCTCGTACAACAGCCTGTCCCCGTCCGCCCCCCACTCGCACAGCTAA
- a CDS encoding hydantoinase/oxoprolinase family protein: MERLINIDNGGTLTDICVWDGENFSFTKTLTTPFDLSQCLFDGMAKASKEIFGEEDLPGLLHSTRHIRYSTTQGTNALVERKGPRIGILTDSPVLAEELRKGHAAAELFEDLVGTRVAVINAGQDVEALAQEIVKQVNRLTTDGAARLVIAMADRDKEKAVKGILLRKFPRHLLGSVPILFSWEFTPDTVQGRRVWSGIINSFLHPTMERFLYSTEHRLRDHKVKNPLLIYRNDGASSRVAKSVALKTYSSGPRGGLEGTKALSEAYGLAHVLMIDVGGTTTDVGSVKNSTISTDRRGSIQGVPVSFEMSNVHSSGVGGSSVIAVRDGAITVGPESVGAAPGPACFGFGGKQATITDVNLLLGVLDPDTYLDGGFSLDAERSRAVITEVIADPLGITLNDALIRMEAAYFERMAKSFADDIEDADATTVAAFGGAGPMSACGAARIAGVRRVLVPRMAAVFSAFGIGFSDIAQTYEANVAGLDTEGFSAAKAALLARAARDMFQEGHDIGDCRLEWNVVLEDAEGQLVSELPYLESDPQPASGEHNTMLTLTARFELPHASIRRAEALAKQPAVAASTRTVRSAVDKVDEVPVFELERQTAGASAAGPAIVEGPYFTARVPHGWTFDVTVSGDLMLTDTIQK; encoded by the coding sequence ATGGAACGGCTCATTAACATCGACAACGGTGGGACACTGACCGATATCTGTGTCTGGGATGGCGAGAATTTTTCGTTCACCAAGACGCTCACCACGCCCTTTGACCTCTCCCAGTGTCTCTTCGACGGCATGGCCAAAGCATCCAAGGAGATCTTCGGCGAAGAGGATCTCCCCGGGCTGCTGCACTCAACCCGCCACATCCGGTACTCCACCACCCAAGGCACCAATGCCCTCGTGGAACGTAAGGGACCCCGGATCGGCATCCTTACCGACAGCCCTGTCCTGGCCGAAGAACTTCGCAAGGGCCACGCCGCAGCGGAGCTGTTCGAAGACCTCGTCGGAACCCGCGTGGCCGTCATCAACGCAGGGCAGGACGTTGAGGCGCTCGCCCAGGAAATTGTGAAGCAGGTCAACCGGCTGACGACCGACGGCGCCGCGCGGCTGGTCATCGCGATGGCGGACAGGGACAAGGAGAAGGCCGTCAAAGGCATCCTGCTGCGGAAGTTCCCCCGGCACCTGCTGGGCTCGGTACCCATTCTGTTCTCCTGGGAATTCACGCCCGACACTGTCCAGGGGCGCCGCGTCTGGTCCGGAATCATCAACTCCTTCCTGCATCCCACCATGGAGCGGTTCCTCTACAGCACCGAGCACCGGCTCCGGGACCACAAGGTCAAGAACCCGCTCCTGATCTACCGCAATGACGGGGCTTCCTCACGAGTGGCCAAATCTGTCGCGTTGAAGACCTACTCTTCCGGCCCCCGCGGCGGGCTGGAAGGTACAAAGGCACTCTCCGAGGCCTACGGACTCGCGCATGTGCTGATGATCGACGTCGGCGGCACAACCACCGATGTCGGCTCGGTGAAGAACTCAACCATCTCCACCGACCGCAGAGGCTCCATCCAGGGTGTCCCGGTTTCCTTCGAGATGAGCAACGTCCACTCCAGCGGCGTCGGCGGCAGTTCAGTCATCGCAGTCCGCGACGGCGCCATCACCGTCGGCCCGGAGAGCGTCGGAGCCGCCCCTGGCCCTGCTTGTTTTGGTTTTGGGGGCAAGCAGGCCACCATCACGGACGTGAATCTGCTGCTGGGCGTCCTGGACCCGGACACCTACCTCGATGGCGGGTTCAGCCTTGACGCCGAACGCTCCCGCGCGGTCATCACCGAAGTGATTGCGGACCCTTTGGGGATCACCCTGAACGACGCGCTGATCCGGATGGAGGCCGCCTACTTCGAACGCATGGCGAAGTCCTTCGCCGATGATATCGAGGATGCGGATGCCACGACGGTGGCCGCATTCGGCGGGGCGGGCCCCATGAGTGCGTGCGGTGCGGCACGGATCGCCGGCGTCCGCCGGGTCCTGGTGCCCCGGATGGCCGCGGTCTTCTCGGCCTTCGGGATCGGCTTCTCCGACATCGCGCAGACCTATGAGGCGAACGTCGCGGGGCTGGACACCGAAGGGTTCTCAGCCGCCAAGGCGGCACTCCTGGCCCGGGCGGCGCGGGACATGTTCCAGGAGGGCCATGACATCGGCGACTGCCGGCTCGAATGGAATGTTGTGCTGGAAGACGCCGAAGGCCAGCTGGTCTCGGAGCTCCCCTACCTGGAATCCGACCCGCAGCCCGCCAGCGGCGAACACAACACCATGCTGACCCTGACCGCCCGCTTCGAACTGCCGCACGCGTCGATCAGGCGGGCCGAAGCACTGGCGAAGCAGCCCGCCGTCGCCGCCTCCACCCGGACCGTCCGCTCCGCCGTCGACAAGGTCGATGAGGTGCCGGTATTCGAACTGGAGCGCCAAACCGCCGGAGCCTCAGCCGCGGGCCCGGCCATCGTGGAGGGCCCCTATTTCACGGCCCGCGTGCCGCATGGCTGGACCTTCGATGTGACGGTCTCCGGTGACCTCATGCTTACAGACACCATCCAGAAGTGA
- a CDS encoding 3-hydroxyacyl-CoA dehydrogenase family protein: MTYTLPANITERPITVIGGGTLGRRIALMLSLQGAEVRVYDTSLAVAKAAIEYIATQRHRAVEELGGNQAVRLAARDNLVDALRDSWLVVESVPEKLGLKQAIFADLDQLAAPDAVLASNSSSFASSEFIGGVNSPERVLNMHFYMPPAVRSVELMSSGHTDPRIIGLLMAELPRYALIPHLVRKQSTGFIFNRIWAAIKRESLLVVAEGVAEPQDVDALFADIFKSETTPFRFMDEVGLDVVLDIENHYCELAGVENKSAPMLQEYIAKGWLGVKSSRGFYNDYA, translated from the coding sequence ATGACCTATACGCTCCCCGCCAATATCACGGAACGGCCCATTACCGTCATCGGCGGCGGCACCCTGGGCCGGCGCATCGCCTTGATGCTTTCGCTCCAAGGCGCCGAAGTGCGCGTCTACGACACAAGCCTCGCCGTAGCCAAAGCCGCTATCGAGTACATTGCAACCCAGCGCCACCGCGCCGTCGAAGAGCTCGGGGGCAACCAGGCGGTCCGGCTCGCGGCGAGGGACAACCTCGTGGACGCCCTCCGGGATTCGTGGCTCGTGGTCGAGTCGGTCCCCGAAAAGCTTGGCCTTAAGCAGGCAATCTTCGCTGACCTTGACCAGTTGGCAGCCCCGGACGCCGTGCTGGCCAGCAACTCTTCCTCGTTCGCTTCCTCCGAATTCATCGGCGGAGTGAACAGCCCGGAGCGTGTCCTGAACATGCACTTCTACATGCCGCCGGCGGTGCGTTCGGTGGAGCTGATGTCCAGCGGCCACACCGACCCGCGGATTATCGGGCTGCTCATGGCCGAGCTGCCCAGGTACGCGCTGATCCCGCACCTGGTGCGCAAGCAAAGTACCGGCTTCATCTTCAACCGGATCTGGGCAGCGATCAAGCGCGAATCGCTCCTCGTCGTGGCCGAGGGAGTGGCGGAGCCGCAGGACGTGGACGCCTTGTTCGCCGACATCTTCAAATCGGAAACCACTCCTTTCCGCTTTATGGACGAGGTCGGACTGGATGTGGTCCTGGACATTGAGAACCACTACTGCGAGCTGGCCGGGGTTGAGAACAAATCGGCCCCCATGCTGCAGGAGTACATCGCCAAGGGCTGGCTGGGGGTTAAGAGCAGCCGCGGCTTCTACAACGACTACGCCTGA
- a CDS encoding zinc-dependent alcohol dehydrogenase family protein — protein sequence MRATIIHAPGDIRVEDRDYPTVLLPSDVVVKVTASCVCGSDLWPYRGVRPTHKPSAIGHEFIGTVESIGDDVTELAVGDFVIAPFVISCGECPQCRNGVTVACDHLAGWGGKDDTGLAVDGGQGEAVRVPLAESTLVKVPGITEPDAALRASLLTLSDVMATGHHAALAAKAGPGRTVVVVGDGAVGLCGVLAAKRLGAERIIAMSRHADRQAIAREFGGTDIVAERGEEGVAKVRELLGGVLADSVLECVGTKESMDQALHSVRPGGALGFVGVPTGGAEAPLRYLFDTNISIAGGMAPARTYIPELLADVLAGTINPGRVFDVVMPLEEAPEAYRAMDERRAIKVLLTP from the coding sequence ATGCGCGCCACCATCATCCACGCCCCCGGCGACATCCGGGTCGAAGACCGCGACTACCCCACCGTCCTGCTGCCCTCCGACGTCGTTGTGAAAGTGACCGCGTCCTGCGTCTGCGGCTCCGACCTGTGGCCCTACCGCGGGGTCAGGCCCACCCACAAACCATCAGCGATCGGTCACGAGTTCATCGGGACGGTCGAAAGCATCGGCGACGACGTCACCGAGCTCGCCGTAGGTGACTTCGTGATCGCACCGTTCGTGATCAGCTGCGGCGAATGCCCCCAGTGCCGCAACGGAGTCACCGTCGCCTGCGACCACCTGGCCGGGTGGGGCGGCAAGGACGACACCGGGCTCGCGGTCGACGGCGGCCAGGGCGAAGCGGTCCGCGTTCCGCTGGCCGAGTCCACCCTGGTCAAGGTTCCGGGCATCACCGAGCCGGACGCCGCCCTGCGCGCCAGCCTGCTGACGCTCTCCGATGTGATGGCCACCGGCCACCACGCGGCCCTCGCCGCCAAGGCCGGCCCGGGCAGGACCGTCGTTGTGGTCGGCGACGGCGCCGTCGGGCTCTGCGGCGTGCTGGCGGCGAAGCGGCTGGGCGCCGAGCGGATCATCGCCATGTCCCGCCACGCCGACCGCCAGGCCATAGCCCGCGAGTTCGGCGGCACGGACATCGTGGCCGAACGCGGCGAGGAAGGCGTGGCGAAGGTCCGCGAACTCCTCGGCGGGGTGCTGGCCGACTCCGTGCTCGAGTGCGTCGGGACCAAGGAATCCATGGATCAGGCGCTCCACAGCGTCCGTCCGGGCGGCGCGCTGGGCTTCGTCGGCGTCCCGACCGGTGGCGCCGAGGCCCCGCTGCGCTACCTGTTCGACACGAACATCTCCATCGCCGGCGGAATGGCCCCGGCCCGGACCTACATCCCCGAACTGCTGGCCGATGTGCTGGCCGGCACGATCAATCCGGGCCGCGTGTTCGACGTCGTTATGCCGCTGGAGGAAGCTCCCGAGGCCTACCGTGCCATGGATGAACGCCGCGCCATCAAGGTCCTGCTCACCCCGTAG
- a CDS encoding PEP/pyruvate-binding domain-containing protein — MGSAGINGQDSLVLDLRDLGSAPLSLVGGKALNLGKLVAAGLPVPRGFCLTTSAYRMAAPPELDALAAHLDGAGPEKAPAGEELGELARRAREMVVTAPIPHEVDAAVRKAYAGLGASPAVAVRSSATAEDLPLTSFAGQQDSYLDIVGADAVVQAVRRCWASLWTERAVAYRSANGVSHRDAGLAVVVQDVVHAAAAGVLFTANPVTGTRTETVIDASPGPGQAVVSGAVNPDHFVVETATGQVLLRSPGGKEPGRRPSLVDAQIRELTSLGDTVQRLFGTPQDIEWVIDAGGKLWLTQSRPITTLYPLPDPAAAEPSGSESRPAAGTRVYLCGTLLQGLTRPITPMGLSVLGAVRNRKGPWQYVNPGLRMYVDLTPLVHNKYGRSYLQRILPLADGRSGAVFPALLEDPRFSVSKRTLRQSLAKAGAARGIPSSEGTDSVLLVLRLLPALIGAALRPEAELARAQAYGKRLDAELALPEPATAFRRLDHTQRILDRTVDGLILATLPGPSVGYIMLAVARRLLRGIAKPRELEAVLRGLPHNVTTEMDLELWQLSVAIGADPASREVFLAKNPEELAAGFAAGTLPAVAQAGLSGFLARYGHRAVAEIDLGMPRWSEVPDHILGMISNYLRVEDPEQGPDRQFARAVDHAEDRIRDLVQRARARSRLRARLVELCLHRARQLSGLRELPKFFIVQALAAMRRQLLLIGSELAGAGAVAAADDVFFLDFDEVRVGLRGADLKGLVRDRRRLYSNELRRRRIPRLLLSDGTDVEAALMAKSPASGALAGTPASAGTATGRVRVIMDPVGAHLEPGEILVAPSTDPGWTPLFMTAGALVMEMGGVISHGAVVAREYGIPAVVGVPDATTRLRTGQIVTVDGAAGTVR; from the coding sequence GTGGGTTCTGCAGGCATCAACGGGCAGGACAGCCTGGTACTGGACCTCCGTGATCTGGGCTCCGCGCCCCTGTCCCTGGTCGGCGGAAAGGCACTGAACCTCGGCAAACTGGTGGCCGCAGGCCTCCCTGTGCCGCGCGGGTTCTGCCTCACTACCTCTGCGTACCGGATGGCGGCGCCGCCGGAGCTGGATGCCTTGGCGGCGCACCTCGACGGCGCCGGCCCGGAGAAAGCTCCGGCTGGCGAGGAACTGGGTGAGCTGGCCAGGCGGGCGCGGGAGATGGTCGTGACAGCGCCAATCCCCCACGAGGTGGACGCCGCCGTCCGCAAGGCCTACGCCGGACTGGGCGCCTCGCCCGCGGTGGCGGTCCGATCCTCGGCCACAGCTGAGGACCTCCCGCTCACCAGCTTCGCCGGGCAGCAGGATTCCTACCTCGACATCGTGGGCGCTGACGCCGTGGTCCAGGCCGTCCGGCGCTGCTGGGCCTCGCTCTGGACCGAACGGGCCGTTGCCTACCGCTCCGCCAACGGGGTCAGCCACCGCGACGCCGGCCTCGCCGTCGTCGTCCAGGACGTCGTCCACGCCGCCGCCGCCGGAGTGCTGTTCACGGCCAATCCTGTCACCGGCACCCGGACCGAAACGGTCATCGACGCGAGTCCCGGGCCGGGGCAGGCGGTGGTATCCGGCGCGGTGAATCCCGACCATTTCGTGGTGGAAACGGCCACTGGCCAGGTCCTTCTCCGCTCGCCGGGAGGGAAGGAACCCGGGCGGCGGCCGAGCCTGGTGGATGCCCAGATCCGTGAACTCACCTCGCTGGGAGACACGGTCCAGCGGCTGTTCGGCACGCCCCAGGACATTGAATGGGTCATCGACGCCGGCGGGAAGCTCTGGCTGACCCAGTCGCGCCCGATCACCACGCTCTACCCTTTGCCCGATCCGGCCGCCGCGGAACCGTCCGGCTCGGAATCGCGGCCCGCAGCCGGGACCCGCGTGTACCTGTGCGGAACGTTGCTTCAGGGCCTCACCCGCCCGATCACGCCGATGGGACTCTCGGTGCTGGGCGCGGTGAGGAACCGCAAAGGCCCCTGGCAGTACGTCAATCCCGGGCTTCGCATGTACGTGGACCTGACGCCCCTGGTGCACAACAAATACGGCCGCAGCTACCTGCAGCGGATCCTCCCGCTGGCGGACGGGAGGTCCGGGGCAGTCTTTCCTGCGTTGCTTGAGGACCCGAGGTTCAGCGTCAGCAAACGCACCCTGCGCCAGTCCCTCGCCAAGGCCGGCGCGGCCCGGGGCATCCCCAGCAGCGAGGGGACAGACAGCGTTCTCCTGGTTCTCCGGCTGCTTCCAGCCCTGATCGGTGCGGCGCTGCGGCCCGAGGCGGAGCTGGCCCGGGCCCAGGCCTACGGCAAGCGCCTCGACGCGGAACTGGCGCTGCCCGAACCTGCCACTGCCTTCCGCCGGCTCGATCACACCCAGCGCATCCTGGACCGGACTGTTGACGGTCTGATCCTGGCCACCCTGCCGGGGCCCTCGGTCGGCTACATCATGCTGGCCGTGGCCCGCCGGCTGCTCCGTGGCATTGCGAAGCCCCGCGAGCTGGAGGCAGTGTTGCGCGGGCTGCCGCACAACGTGACCACCGAGATGGATCTTGAACTCTGGCAACTGTCGGTGGCCATCGGGGCGGACCCGGCGTCCCGCGAGGTCTTCCTGGCGAAAAACCCCGAGGAACTGGCCGCCGGCTTTGCTGCCGGCACGCTGCCGGCGGTGGCGCAGGCGGGCCTGAGCGGTTTCCTGGCGCGCTACGGCCACCGTGCGGTGGCCGAGATCGATCTCGGCATGCCGCGGTGGTCCGAAGTGCCGGACCACATCCTCGGCATGATCTCCAACTACCTGCGCGTGGAGGACCCCGAACAGGGCCCCGACCGGCAGTTCGCGCGGGCGGTGGACCATGCGGAGGACCGGATCCGCGATCTCGTGCAGCGGGCACGGGCGCGGAGCCGGCTCCGCGCCCGGCTCGTGGAGCTCTGCCTGCACCGGGCGCGGCAGCTGTCCGGGCTCCGCGAACTGCCGAAGTTCTTCATCGTCCAGGCCCTTGCCGCGATGCGCCGCCAGCTCCTCCTGATCGGCAGCGAACTCGCCGGGGCCGGGGCCGTCGCGGCCGCGGACGACGTCTTCTTCCTCGACTTTGATGAGGTACGCGTGGGCCTGCGCGGCGCGGACCTGAAGGGACTGGTCCGGGACCGCCGCCGGCTCTACAGCAATGAACTGCGACGGCGGCGCATCCCGCGGCTCCTGCTCTCCGACGGCACCGACGTCGAGGCCGCCCTGATGGCGAAGTCCCCGGCGTCCGGCGCCCTGGCTGGAACGCCGGCGTCGGCCGGCACCGCCACCGGCAGGGTCAGGGTCATCATGGACCCGGTAGGCGCCCACCTCGAGCCCGGGGAGATCCTGGTGGCGCCCTCCACCGACCCCGGCTGGACCCCGCTGTTCATGACCGCCGGTGCGCTCGTCATGGAGATGGGCGGCGTCATCTCGCACGGGGCCGTGGTGGCCCGTGAGTACGGGATCCCGGCCGTGGTCGGTGTGCCGGACGCCACCACCCGGCTGCGCACCGGGCAGATCGTCACGGTCGACGGCGCGGCCGGAACCGTGCGGTGA
- a CDS encoding alpha/beta hydrolase yields the protein MIAARNVLRRVPVWAWRVMMHSVRSSENSRFNVDPITAVTYVHDVDFVGDGIRAHRLDVITPAPAGTPGSGPDAAGPLPVYVYFHGGGWTSGDKAPLTKYCASQAEGGMVVVNVNYRMAPRFHMFHVLADGNAALAWVRRNIAGFGGDPSRIILGGDSAGGQIAALLTAASFHPELARHYGLNPAVPSTDFKGLVQHCSIVDFSVFFDRGFVLSLNFIRMLLPGFRSRGRQIRRASGRTGGSRLEALREAAGFLSPIEWLDARFPPVFVTTSERDFFYGANLNFIARLREHAVQVDTLIYGRDNANTEHTWQQDFRYPESQEVYRRIHAFVRKVA from the coding sequence ATGATCGCCGCGAGGAACGTCCTGCGCCGGGTACCGGTCTGGGCGTGGCGGGTGATGATGCATTCCGTGCGCTCCAGCGAGAACTCCCGCTTCAACGTCGATCCCATCACCGCCGTCACGTACGTCCACGACGTCGACTTCGTGGGCGACGGCATCCGGGCGCACCGCCTCGACGTGATCACCCCGGCACCTGCCGGCACCCCGGGCAGCGGACCTGACGCCGCCGGTCCGCTGCCCGTCTACGTCTACTTCCACGGCGGGGGCTGGACCTCTGGAGACAAGGCCCCGTTGACCAAATACTGCGCCAGCCAGGCCGAGGGCGGCATGGTGGTGGTCAACGTCAACTACCGCATGGCACCGCGCTTCCACATGTTCCACGTCCTGGCGGACGGCAACGCCGCCTTGGCCTGGGTCCGCAGGAACATCGCAGGTTTCGGCGGCGACCCGTCGCGGATCATCCTCGGCGGGGACTCCGCCGGCGGCCAGATCGCGGCCCTCCTCACCGCCGCCAGTTTCCACCCGGAACTGGCCCGGCACTACGGGCTGAATCCTGCCGTGCCATCCACGGACTTCAAGGGCCTGGTCCAGCACTGCAGCATAGTGGACTTCTCCGTCTTCTTTGACAGGGGCTTTGTCCTGAGCCTGAACTTCATCCGGATGCTGCTTCCCGGCTTCCGCAGCCGGGGCCGCCAGATCCGTAGGGCCAGCGGCAGGACCGGCGGCAGCAGGCTTGAAGCGCTCCGCGAGGCTGCCGGCTTCCTCTCGCCGATCGAATGGCTGGACGCCCGCTTTCCGCCGGTCTTCGTGACCACCTCGGAGCGCGACTTTTTCTACGGCGCGAACCTGAACTTCATCGCCCGGCTGCGCGAACACGCGGTCCAAGTGGACACCCTCATCTACGGCCGGGACAACGCGAACACCGAGCACACCTGGCAACAGGACTTCCGCTATCCGGAATCGCAGGAAGTGTACCGGCGGATCCACGCCTTTGTGCGCAAAGTCGCCTAG
- a CDS encoding alpha/beta hydrolase encodes MASAERNTQDLPEPEPEGCGSAVVDDAARRDAALPDVDWSVLPEGAERGHFEAPSGTLATIVMGDPGNPRVLLIPGATGSKEDFGLMLPELAAAGYFVLSCDIAGQYESAGAGPEHLVPPRAHYDYDLFRDDLIAMLDDGEGAAHVVGYSFAAIVAQIAFAQRPEKFRSLTLISCPPEPDRSFLGVRIIGRLSRYATGRVGAALTIWGIRRNINRVPPRRLRFVKDRFRLTRRESVSDIFDLMQHAPDLRPVLARATLPKFVAVGEHDLWPLALHRRFAQSIGARIMVYRGGHSPSETSPYQISRDLIALFATTG; translated from the coding sequence ATGGCGTCCGCAGAGCGCAACACACAGGACCTGCCCGAACCCGAGCCTGAGGGCTGCGGTTCCGCGGTGGTCGATGACGCCGCGCGCCGCGATGCGGCCCTGCCCGACGTCGACTGGAGCGTCCTTCCCGAAGGCGCGGAGCGCGGCCACTTCGAGGCACCCAGCGGCACGCTCGCAACCATCGTCATGGGAGACCCCGGCAACCCGCGGGTGCTGCTTATCCCTGGGGCCACCGGGTCCAAGGAAGACTTCGGCCTGATGCTGCCCGAGCTCGCGGCGGCCGGGTATTTTGTGCTCAGCTGCGACATCGCCGGCCAGTACGAATCAGCCGGGGCCGGGCCCGAGCATCTGGTGCCACCGCGGGCCCACTACGATTACGATCTCTTCCGCGATGACCTCATCGCGATGCTCGACGACGGTGAAGGCGCCGCGCACGTCGTCGGGTATTCCTTCGCCGCGATCGTGGCGCAGATCGCCTTCGCGCAACGCCCCGAGAAGTTCCGCAGCCTGACGCTGATCAGCTGCCCGCCCGAGCCGGACCGGAGCTTCCTCGGAGTGCGCATTATCGGCCGGCTCAGCCGCTACGCCACCGGCCGTGTCGGCGCGGCGCTGACGATCTGGGGCATCCGCCGCAACATCAACAGGGTTCCCCCGCGCCGCCTGCGGTTCGTCAAGGACCGTTTCCGGTTGACGCGTCGCGAATCCGTCAGTGACATCTTCGACCTCATGCAGCACGCGCCCGATCTCCGTCCGGTCCTGGCCCGCGCAACCCTGCCGAAGTTTGTCGCCGTCGGGGAACACGACCTCTGGCCGCTGGCGTTGCACCGGCGTTTTGCACAGTCGATTGGTGCGCGGATCATGGTGTACCGCGGTGGGCACAGCCCGAGTGAAACCTCGCCGTACCAGATCAGCCGGGACCTGATCGCGCTCTTTGCCACTACTGGCTAG
- a CDS encoding glycosyltransferase family 2 protein, with the protein MSTISVVIPSRNDAEMLSACLAALARQTRPADEVIVVDNGSRDNTAAVCAAAGVRRIAVDLSGIAASTAKGFDEATSEVIARLDTDSVPPTDWLERVEAILDGAGPFAAVTGPGDFYGGSRFSRWLGRNVYIAGYFWAIGHLLGHPPLFGSNFALRSGVWKLIRCSVSRGLPPVHDDLDISYQLPPEVTVICEPTLRVGVSARPFESWQAVGRRLSMAWTTFRIEFAKEPPLRRRRRRKRWEHGHPA; encoded by the coding sequence ATGTCAACAATCTCGGTGGTCATCCCCTCGCGGAACGATGCAGAAATGCTGTCCGCGTGCCTGGCCGCGCTCGCCCGGCAGACCAGGCCCGCCGACGAAGTAATCGTGGTGGACAACGGCAGCAGAGACAACACCGCGGCAGTTTGCGCGGCGGCCGGTGTCCGGAGGATCGCCGTCGATCTGTCCGGGATCGCCGCGTCCACGGCGAAGGGGTTCGACGAAGCCACGTCCGAGGTGATCGCGCGGCTGGACACCGACTCGGTTCCCCCGACGGACTGGCTGGAGCGCGTCGAAGCCATCCTTGACGGGGCTGGCCCGTTCGCGGCCGTGACCGGCCCGGGGGATTTCTATGGCGGCAGCCGCTTTTCCCGCTGGCTGGGCCGGAATGTCTATATCGCCGGGTACTTCTGGGCGATCGGACACCTGCTCGGACACCCGCCGTTGTTCGGCTCGAACTTCGCCCTGCGCTCGGGGGTGTGGAAACTGATCCGTTGCTCGGTCAGCCGAGGACTGCCCCCGGTCCACGACGACCTCGACATTTCCTACCAGCTTCCCCCTGAGGTGACCGTCATTTGCGAGCCGACGCTTCGGGTTGGCGTCTCAGCGCGGCCCTTCGAGAGCTGGCAGGCCGTCGGCCGCCGGCTCTCGATGGCGTGGACGACGTTCCGGATCGAATTCGCCAAGGAGCCCCCGCTGCGGCGGCGCCGGCGTCGCAAACGCTGGGAACACGGGCACCCTGCCTAG
- a CDS encoding cold-shock protein, translated as MATGTVKWFNAEKGFGFIAPDDGSADVFAHYSAIASSGYRSLDENQKVEFDVTQGPKGPQAENIRPL; from the coding sequence ATGGCTACAGGCACAGTTAAATGGTTCAACGCCGAAAAGGGTTTTGGCTTCATCGCCCCGGATGACGGGTCGGCCGACGTTTTCGCCCACTACTCGGCAATCGCCAGCAGCGGCTACCGCTCACTGGACGAGAACCAGAAGGTCGAGTTCGACGTCACCCAGGGCCCGAAGGGCCCGCAGGCTGAGAACATCCGCCCGCTCTAA